CTGAGGGCCTGCGAGGGTAAAGCCTTCGAAAATGGAGGCCCTCGGACATGGCGGCAGGTGCGGGCAGCGATTGGCGTGAACTGCGACTGAGCCGGAATAAAGCCGGCTGAAAGTTTTATATTTCTAGAGGGGTTCAACGTAGCGGCGCAGCGTGCGTCGCCCGCTCGAGGACGATCCCGGGATTCCAAACCCGCTGGGTCGTCGTCGCGGATGGAGAGGTAAGGCCGCCGCACGTGGCCCCTAGATAATTTGAGGACAATTTGTCGAGCGAGATCCTAATCTCGAGCGACCCTTGGGAAAACCGGGTCGCCATACTTGAGGACGGCAACATCGCCGAACTCTACATCGAGCGCGAAGAGAAAGTCATCGGCTCGATCTACAAAGGCAAGGTACAGAACGTTCTGCCCGGGATGGGCGCGGCGTTCGTGGATATCGGCCTTGGCCGAAACGCCTTTCTCTACGTCGACGACATCAACAAGCAGCCGCTAAACATCGGCGATGTCGAAATCACCCACGGCCACAGCGGCTTCACCATCAACGAGAAGGTGAAAAAGGGCGACGACGTCTTGGTGCAGATCGTCAAGGAGCCGCGCGGCCTCAAGGGCGCGCGCATCTCCACGAACATCTCCCTTCCCGGACGCTATCTCATCCTGATGCCGACCGGTAAGTACTCGGGCGTTTCGCGTAAAATCGAATCCGCCGACGAGCGGAACCGGCTCAAAGCCGTGATGAAGCGGATTCGTCCCGAAGGCATGGCGACCGTCGTCCGAACCGCCGCCGCGAACGTGAGCGAAGCCGAGCTGATCGCCGATCTAGGCGTCCTGATCCGGATGTGGCACGGCATTCTCGAAACCTTCAAGCGCGCGAGTTCTCCATCGCTCTTGCACCGCGATATGAATCTCGTCTTCAAAGCCGCCCGCGATTTCATCACGGCGGACGTCGATAAGGTCCTGATCGATAACGAAGCCGAGTACCGTAAGGTGCGCGAGTTTCTGCAGCTCCTGGGCCCGCAGTACCTCGATCGCATCGAGTACTACAACTCGGGGCGCAATCTGTTCGACGACTACAAGATCAGCGAAGAGCTGCAAAAGCTCATGAAGCCGAAGATCAATCTCCCTTCGGGCGGATCGATCGTGATCGAAACCACCGAAGCGTTGACGGTGATCGACGTGAATTCGGGTAAATTCACCGGCGGCCGTAATCTCGACGATACCATCGTCAAAACCAATCTCGAAGCCGCAACCGAAGTGGCGCGACAAGTACGTCTGCGCGATATCGGCGGCATCATCGTCGTCGACTTTATCGATATGTCGTCCGAAGCCGCGCGCAGTAAGGTAATCCGCGCGCTCGAAGACGGTTTGCGCCGCGATCGCACGCGCGCGACGATTCAATCTTTTTCGAATCTCGGCTTGCTCGAATTTACGCGCAAGCGCATCGGTAAGGACCTAGGCGCACAACTACGCGGCACGTGCCCGACCTGCACGGGTCTGGGTACGGTCATGTCCGCGCAGACGATGGCGATCGAAACGTTCCGTCGCATTCGCGACGAGGCTCGCTCGGCGAAGGGGGCCGTCGTCGCCTATGCCGCGCCGTCGGTTGCTTCGCAGATGGAATTTTGGTACGACGACGAGTGCGTCGCGCTCGCTCACGATCTCGGCAGCGAGATCCACGTGCGCGTCGACCCGCTCTTGCATCCCGAAAAATCACGCGTCGAAAGCATGCCGGTCTTCAAAGAAGAGAGCGCGCGTTTGGTGCGCGTGGGCGACGAACACGAAGTGGAATTGCTGGCGGGGCGTCTGCCCAACCCAACGTCTGCCGCGACGGTCGTCAACGGACATTTGGTCGAAGTGGAAAACGCCGCGAACAATGCGGGAAACACGGCACGCATTCGCATTCTCGACGTGGACGACTCCGAAGATTACGTCTTAGCCGAGATGATCACCGCCGGCGTTCCGGCAAGCGATGCGGCGAAGAAGAAACGCCGCCGCGGTGGAAAGCGCAAGGGCGTCTTCACCGCCGCCGAGGAGACCCAGCAGCTCCGCGAACTCGCCGAAGAGGCGGCTTCCGCGCAGCAGGCCCGTCCGCCGATCGGCATTACCACGATTACCGAGGAAGAGGAAGCCGAAGACAAGGCTTTGGGCGCAGAAGTGCGCGGCGAGCGCCAGCCCGACGCCATCATCATCGGTGAGGACGAGGGAGAGCTCGCTCGTACGGACGGCAAGCGCCGTCGCCGTCGTCGTCGCCGCGGTGGGCGCGGACGCAATGGCGCGGTCGATACGGTCGCAACGAACGGAACGCCGCAAGCCGCCGCGTCCGAACTCGACGAAGAAGAAGAGGAAGAAGCGCCGCGGCAGGTGGCTGCCGCCGAACCCGCCGGTGCGCCGGCAGAAGGCGACGGAGCCAATCGTAAGCGCCGGCGCCGCCGCCGCGGCCGCGGCCGTGGCCGTGGACCCGGAGCCGAAGGCCAGCAGCCGTCGGATCGTCAGATGCCCGGCCTCGAGCCGCTCACCGGAGCGCTGCCTTCGAGCTCGTCGGTTCCCGACCGGCACATCTTCCGCGTCGGTAAGGACGGCAAGGCCCAACCCACCGGGACGACGGCTCCGCGCGAACCTTCGCGCGCCATCGCACCGGTTCGGCGCTCCGCTCCTCCGGCGGTCGAGCCGCCACCCCCGAGCTTGCGCATGCCCGACGAACAACCGCAGCTGACCAAGCCCGCGCGGCGCGGCCGCGGCGGAGCCGGCGGCCGTATCGCGGGCAAGCTTGAGAGCACGCCGATCGCGGCGCTGCCCCCGGCGCAGCCTGCGTCCTCGACCCGACGTCCCCGCAAGCCGGTGGCCGCGGTCGCGGCGCCGGTAGCCGAGCCCAAGGCGAAGACTCCGGCGAAGGCTCCGGCCAAAGCCGCCAAGGCAACGCCGGCAAAGGAACCCGCCAAGCGGGCCGCAACCCCGCGCGCCAAGAAAGCCGAGGCGGCCAAGCCCGCAGCGGCGGCAGCGGAGCCGAAAAAACGCGTCGCCGCACCCCGCGCGAAAAAAGCGGAACCGGCCGCAGCGAAGGCTCCCGCAGTCAAGAAGACCTCGACCCGTAAAAAGGCCTCTTCGGCGGCACCGGCTAGGAAAAAGAAGTCCTAGCCGGAGCCATGCCGATGGCCGGCTGGGCCCTCTTCGTCGACTACGACGGAACGATCACCAACCTCGACACCTCCGACGTTCTGGTCTGCGCAAGCGCGGGACCGGAGCGTTGGAACGATCTCGAGGCGGCGCTACGCGACGGCAGCATGTCGCTGCGCGAAGTGCTCGCGGAGCAGTTCGCGCACGTTCGTCTCTCGCTGGATGACGCCGACGCGTTGTTGGCCGAACGGACCGTGCTCGACCCGACCTTTGCGCCGTTCGTGCGCGCATGCGAAGCGAGGAGCTGTAGCGTCACCGTGCTCTCGTCGGGCATTGCTCCGCTCATTCGCCGCGCGCTCGCGCGCGCCGAGCTCTCGCACGTTGCGGTCTACGCCAACGAAGTCGATGCCGATCCGCGGGGTTGGCGGCTGCGATTCCGCGATGACTCCGATAACGGCCACGATAAAGCTGCCGCGGTACGCGCGGCAAAGGAACGAGGCGCCTCCACGATGTTCATCGGCGACGGACACTCGGATTTCGAAGCGGCGCTCGTCGCCGACCGGCGCTTTGCCAAAAAAGGGCTCGCGCTGGAAGCGTACCTTCGAGAGCGCGGCGTAGCGTTCACGCACTTCGAACGATTCTCGCAGATCCAGGGATCGCTCTTCGCGACCCCCGGATCCGGAGAATCATTCCCCGTTGGCCGCGGAGAGCTTGGCTAACTGACCGTCCACGAATTGCATCGCGCGACGTAGCTGCGCGTCCTTCGCCGGGTCGCCGAAACGCGCACCTTTGTTCTCGGGCAGCACGATGTCGGGCGTGATGCCCAGGTGATTGATGTTGCGATTATGCGGCGTGAGGTATCGCGCCGTGGTGATTTTCACCGCCGAACGGTCCGGCAGCGGAAAGATCGTTTGCACGACGCCTTTGCCGAAGGTCTTCGTACCGATGATCGTCCCGACGTCGCTATCTTGAATGGCGCCGGAGGTAATCTCCGATGCCGACGCGGTGTATTGATTGACGAGCACCGCCAACGGCATCGGCGGAATCGCCGTGGCATCGGCCTCGAGCGTGGTAATGCTCGAAGCTCGCGATTCGACCGAAACGATCGGCCCGCTCGGGATGAATTTCGAACTCACCGCTACGGCCGCGTCGAGGTAGCCGCCGCCGTTGTCGCGCAGATCCATGATGATCGCTCGCGCGCCCTCCTGCTGCAGCCGGTCGAGCGCCGTCGTCAACTCGGCTCCGGTATCTTTGCCGAAGACCGTGACCGCGACGTACCCGATCTTGCCGGGAAGCATCTTCGGATAGACGCTGAGTTGGTGGATTTTCGCGCGCGTCAGCGTGATCGGCGCAAGCATTTTACCATCGCGCTCGATGGTGATCGAGACGGTCGTGCCGGCCTTACCGCGCAGGTGCGCGCTTGCGGTATTCAGCGACATTCCTTTGGTCGAAACGCCGTTGATCGCGGTGATTAAATCGTCTTGCTGCACGCCTGCTTTGTCGGCCGGTGCGTCGGGGACGACGTTACTGACCGCGATATACTTCGTCTTCGAATCGGTCTGAATCACGATGCCCGTGCCGCCGAAATCGGAGCCGTCGAGCCCCTGGTTCAGCGCCGCATACTCTTTGGGTGTGAGAAAGACGGTCCAACGGTCGTGAACCGACTTCATCATGCCGTCGATCGCACCATACGTTAGAGCATGCGCCCCGATCTTTGCACCGCCGAGCTTCGCCGCCGCATCGATCTGATGATCGATTGCATGGAGGTTGGCGTTCCCGGTCGGGCCCGCGAGCAGCGGCGGCAAGGTTTTCTTGATGCCGGCCTTCTTCAGTTGCGCCTGCAACGCGGTGTGGACGCCGTCCAAAACGTTTTGCGGGTCGACCTTTTTATAGAAGTCGGTGGTGAGGTGGCCGTAGCTGGTGGCGATTTCACTCGTATCGGTTGCGGTAAGGGTGCCGGATGCGGCCACGCTCGACATCGCCGAGAGCTGCACCATCATGGCACCCAAGATGCCGACGAGAGCCAAAGAGAAGAGACGTTTCATGATGCCTGCTAACGAATCAGTTTGCGCAATCGTGCCTTCGCGACGGCAAGTTGCTTGTCGCGAGGCGTATCGATCAGCATTGGGTCGGGATTCTGAGGAACGACGATATCCGGCATGATCCCCTTATGCTGGATATCGCGGCCGAGCGGCGTGACGTATCTCGCCGTCGTAATCTTGAGCGCGCCGTTGTTCGGCATATCGTAAATCGTCTGCACGACACCCTTCCCGAACGTTTTGGTGCCGATCAGGGTGGCGAGGTGATAATCTTGCAGGGCGCCCGCGGTAATCTCCGACGCGCTGGCGGTGTAACCGTTGACGAGAATGACCAGCGGTGAGAGGCCGCCGATCGCATCGCCGTCGGCCTCCTCCGTGATCTTGCTGCCGTCGCGCTTGATGGTCGAGACGATCGTGCCCTGCGGGATGAAGTAGCTCGATATCCGCACCGCAGCCTCGAGCAATCCGCCGCCGTTGTCGCGCAGATCGAGAATGTATCCCTTCGCGCCCTTGGCCTTGCCGTTCAACAGCGCGGTGCGGATCTCGTCGGCCGAAGTTTGCCCGAAGTCGGAGAGGCGAATGTAGTCGATGTTGCCTTCCATCTTCGCGTGCACGGTCGGAACCCGAATGATTTCGCGGACGATCGCGTAGCTATGCTCCGGGCTCGGAGTCGCTTTGCTCTTGGGAACGACGAACGCGTGCGTGGTGAGATGAACGACGGTGCCCTGTTGGCCGCGAATCATCTGCTCGACCTTATCGAGCGAAAGCCCGCGAATGCTGTGGCCATCGATGCTGTCGACGATCTCGCCGGGTTTCATGCCCGCTCGCGCGGCCGGCAGGCCTTCGATCGGCATCACGACGACCTGGAGATCCTTGAGTTGTTCGATATACACGCCGATGCCGCCGAAGTTGCCGCCCGAGAGCGATTCGGTTAAGCTCTGAATCTCCTTGGGCGAGAGATAGACGGTGTACGGATCTTTCACCGAGCCCATGATGCCGCGCAGCGCGGCTTCCTGCAGATCGGCGCGGCCTTGCGGCCCGAGCGCGCCGGCGTAATGCGCGTCGGCGTAACGCAACACGGCGGCGAGTTGCGCGGAATCTTGCGAAAGGTTGCCCGATGCGTCCTCGTGCGGGAGCGTCGGATTCGCGACGTGCTTGCTCTTCAAATAGGCTTCGATCCATTTCGACTCGCCGTTGACCGGCGTCTGCGCGGCGATCGGTTTGTAGAAACGATTCTGGAGCTTCTGCGCGGCGAGTTCGACCAGCGACGTTCCGTCGGAGGCGGCCAAGGTGGGCGCATCGCGATGCTCTTGAAAGTTCGTCATGCTGACGTGACTCTCGGAGAGCGCCACGGCGCTCGCGCGGTCGCGTAAATAGACCGCCCCGACGGCGGCAATAAGAACCACGATAAGCGCTCCCACGAGCGCGCGAAACGTTCCGGTCATAATCCTCTCGTATGTACCCGCATAGGGCTACCGGGAGTTGCTCTTCGCCACCATACTCCAAAACTCTTAACGAGCGGTGGGAAGCTTTTGGATGGGACGCCGGCTAGTGGAGGCGGGGGGCGGGGTCGACCGGCTTGCCGTTGATGCGAATCTCAAAATGAACGTGGGGGCCGGTTGCTAGCCCGGTCATGCCGACCGCGCCGATCGCCTGCCCGCGCTGCACGTGCTGGCCCACCGAAACGTAGATCGCCGACATGTGCCCGTAGCCGGTCGAAACGTGGCCGCCGTGGTCGATGAGCACGAAATTGCCGTAACCGCCGTACCACTGCGCGAGAATCACGGTGCCGGCCGCCGCCGCGACGATCGTGGTACCCGTCGGTGCCGCGATATCGAGGCCGGTGTGGAAGTCGGGCGCGCCTCCGAAGGGGTTGGAGCGCCACCCGAAGGGCGAGGTGATGGTGCCGTTAACGGGCCACGAGAACGATCGCGGTGCCCCTTCGTTGGGCGGCGGTATCGCACCGGCGATCCCGGCGGCGCGTCTTTGGGCTTCGCGTTGTGCCTCGAGTTCTCGCTGCCGCTCCTGGATGAGAGCTTCGAGCTGCGCCTCTTGCGCGGCGGAGAGGTCTTCAAGCTGCGCGACCTCGGTCGCCTTGCGGTTGCGCTGCTGGTCCGCAAGCGCGACCAAGTTGCGACGCTCGTCGGCCAGCGCTCCGAGTTGCGTGCGAGCCTGCCGTTGCGCCTGTTCCTCGGATGCCAGCGCAACCTGGCTCCGCTCGAGATCCGCCTGAGCGGACGCCACTTTCGCTTCGGTTTTCGCTCGCTCGGACACCGTACGTTCGTTGGCGGCGATCAGCAGCCGCAAATCTTCCCATCGCTCGACGAATTCGGTAAAGCTGCGCGCCGACAACAAAACGGCGGCATAGCTCATGTCACCGTTTTCGTAGATGTCGACCAAGCGCTTCTTGAGAAGGCCGTCTTGCAAGCGCAACGAGCGTTGCGCCGCGTCGAGCTGGGTCGTATTCCAAGCTAGGCGGCGTTCGGTCGATCGCTGCTGCTCGGCGAGCGAGCCCAGATGCTGATTGACGTTCGAAATCGCACCGTTGGTCTCGCTGAGCTGTGCCTGAAGTTGGCTTTCGGTCAATGCCGCGGCGTGCAACTCCACCCGTTTGAGGTGGAGCTTCGCTTCAAGCTTGTGGGCGCGACGGCTCTGAGCATCGATCCGCTGTTGCAGCGTCGTTCCGGCGCTCACCGTGCCGGGGAGCAGCAGCGCGAATACGAACAGCAACGAAACCAGTGATTTGAACGGCACTAGCGGCGCTTATCCTTTACGAAAACCGATCCGGTGAGAGACTTGGCGTAGCGCTTGAGCTCCGCGGCCATCTCGCCGATTTGCGCGTAGTTGGTGATTTGCCCGAGATCGTTAGCCACGATCGCGATCGAGAGCGACATAATGGGAGATCGATTGAGGGTACCACGACGATCTCGCGTTTCGATATACCCCGCTCGCAGGTCCTTGGCGGAGTAGAGGGCGCGAATGGCGAGATCGAACTCGGCGATGATCTCCCGGGCCACCTCTTCCGCGCGATCGGGGGCGGTCGCGAGGATAAAATCGTCGCCGCCGATGTGGCCGACGAAATCGTCGGGAGTTCCGCGGCGATGCACCACGTCCAGCGTCACCCGCGCGACCACTTGAATGGCCTCGTCCCCATGCGTGAATCCATAGACGTCGTTGAAGGCCTTGAAATTATCCAAGTCCAGATACAACACGGTGAACGGCTCGGCATCCCCGATGCGCCGACGAAGCTCGCCTTCGATCGCGAGATTACCCGGTAACCGCGTCAGCGGAGAGAGCGACGAATCGACTTCGACGCGTCGGATTTTCGCGCGAACGCGCGCTAGGAGTTCTTGCGGTCCGAACGGTTTGGTCATGTAATCGTCCGCGCCGGCTTCGAATCCGCGCAGCTTATCTTCGGTTTCGCCCTTCGCGGTGAGGATGATGATCGGGACGTTCGCGATGGCGAGATTGTGATGTTTTCGAATGCGCCGCGCAACCTCGTAGCCGTCCATGAGCGGCATCATGAGATCGAGCAACACGACATCCGGCACGTCGTCTTCGATTTTCTCCAACGCGTCGCGCCCGTCGATGGCGCTGGTAACGAGAAACCCCGCTAGCTCTAAGTTCGTCGCGATAATTTTGCGCAGGTTGCGGTCGTCGTCGACGACCAGCACTTTATGCGCGCCGAGATCGTTCGCGGCGTTCATTCGCGCACCGGCAGCGTGATGGTAACCAGGGTGCCGCTACCGAGCGTGCTTTCGACCGAGATCGATCCTCCGTGAGCGCGGACCAAAGCGCGCACGATGAAGAGTCCTAGGCCGGCACCGCTGGTGGAAGCGGTCATCTTCGGTTCGGCTCGATAAAACCGTTCGAAGATATAGGGCAGGTGCTCGGCGTCGATGCCGATGCCGCGATCTCGCACCGAGATGGCCGTCGAGGTGCCGATCATCGAGCCGCTCACCTCGACCGGCGCGCCCTCGCGCGAAAACATCATCGCGTTGCGCAGCACGTGCACGAGGATCTCGCGCAGCAGCGCGGGATCGCCGCAGACGTCGACGCCGAGCGTCCGGCGTTCGACCGGGTGATCGGCGGCCTCCAAAGGCAGCTCCGCGAGCGCGTCTTCGAGCAGGCGATCGAGCGCGATGCGCTCGCGTCGTCGCGGCAATTGATCGGCGCTCACCCGGGCCGCGCGGAGCAGTCCATCGAGCGCTCGCGCTAAGCGATCGGCCTGCTGATCGATCGTTCGCAAGTAATCGTCGCGGTCCAGCTTCTCATCCGATGGGTTCTCGCGCAGCGTCGTTGCGAACGCTTTAATCGTCGCCAGCGGCGTTTTGAGTTCGTGAGAAAGCGTAGCGAGCAACTCGCTCTTGAGTTGCTCGATCTGTTCGAAGCGTCGTTGCGGGCCGAACGAGACCAGATGGCCTTCGCCCGTTGCGACCGCAAGCGCGCGGATTTCCAGTGCGGGCTGCGAAACCGGCACCAGCGTCACGTGCGCCGACGTGCCGTCCAGGCCGATCAGCGCCTGCGTGTTATTGAAGAGCGCGGAGAACGACGCACCTATCGCCGCTTCGGAT
The genomic region above belongs to Candidatus Dormiibacterota bacterium and contains:
- a CDS encoding Rne/Rng family ribonuclease, whose translation is MSSEILISSDPWENRVAILEDGNIAELYIEREEKVIGSIYKGKVQNVLPGMGAAFVDIGLGRNAFLYVDDINKQPLNIGDVEITHGHSGFTINEKVKKGDDVLVQIVKEPRGLKGARISTNISLPGRYLILMPTGKYSGVSRKIESADERNRLKAVMKRIRPEGMATVVRTAAANVSEAELIADLGVLIRMWHGILETFKRASSPSLLHRDMNLVFKAARDFITADVDKVLIDNEAEYRKVREFLQLLGPQYLDRIEYYNSGRNLFDDYKISEELQKLMKPKINLPSGGSIVIETTEALTVIDVNSGKFTGGRNLDDTIVKTNLEAATEVARQVRLRDIGGIIVVDFIDMSSEAARSKVIRALEDGLRRDRTRATIQSFSNLGLLEFTRKRIGKDLGAQLRGTCPTCTGLGTVMSAQTMAIETFRRIRDEARSAKGAVVAYAAPSVASQMEFWYDDECVALAHDLGSEIHVRVDPLLHPEKSRVESMPVFKEESARLVRVGDEHEVELLAGRLPNPTSAATVVNGHLVEVENAANNAGNTARIRILDVDDSEDYVLAEMITAGVPASDAAKKKRRRGGKRKGVFTAAEETQQLRELAEEAASAQQARPPIGITTITEEEEAEDKALGAEVRGERQPDAIIIGEDEGELARTDGKRRRRRRRRGGRGRNGAVDTVATNGTPQAAASELDEEEEEEAPRQVAAAEPAGAPAEGDGANRKRRRRRRGRGRGRGPGAEGQQPSDRQMPGLEPLTGALPSSSSVPDRHIFRVGKDGKAQPTGTTAPREPSRAIAPVRRSAPPAVEPPPPSLRMPDEQPQLTKPARRGRGGAGGRIAGKLESTPIAALPPAQPASSTRRPRKPVAAVAAPVAEPKAKTPAKAPAKAAKATPAKEPAKRAATPRAKKAEAAKPAAAAAEPKKRVAAPRAKKAEPAAAKAPAVKKTSTRKKASSAAPARKKKS
- a CDS encoding HAD-IB family phosphatase → MAGWALFVDYDGTITNLDTSDVLVCASAGPERWNDLEAALRDGSMSLREVLAEQFAHVRLSLDDADALLAERTVLDPTFAPFVRACEARSCSVTVLSSGIAPLIRRALARAELSHVAVYANEVDADPRGWRLRFRDDSDNGHDKAAAVRAAKERGASTMFIGDGHSDFEAALVADRRFAKKGLALEAYLRERGVAFTHFERFSQIQGSLFATPGSGESFPVGRGELG
- a CDS encoding S41 family peptidase, which gives rise to MKRLFSLALVGILGAMMVQLSAMSSVAASGTLTATDTSEIATSYGHLTTDFYKKVDPQNVLDGVHTALQAQLKKAGIKKTLPPLLAGPTGNANLHAIDHQIDAAAKLGGAKIGAHALTYGAIDGMMKSVHDRWTVFLTPKEYAALNQGLDGSDFGGTGIVIQTDSKTKYIAVSNVVPDAPADKAGVQQDDLITAINGVSTKGMSLNTASAHLRGKAGTTVSITIERDGKMLAPITLTRAKIHQLSVYPKMLPGKIGYVAVTVFGKDTGAELTTALDRLQQEGARAIIMDLRDNGGGYLDAAVAVSSKFIPSGPIVSVESRASSITTLEADATAIPPMPLAVLVNQYTASASEITSGAIQDSDVGTIIGTKTFGKGVVQTIFPLPDRSAVKITTARYLTPHNRNINHLGITPDIVLPENKGARFGDPAKDAQLRRAMQFVDGQLAKLSAANGE
- a CDS encoding S41 family peptidase — encoded protein: MTGTFRALVGALIVVLIAAVGAVYLRDRASAVALSESHVSMTNFQEHRDAPTLAASDGTSLVELAAQKLQNRFYKPIAAQTPVNGESKWIEAYLKSKHVANPTLPHEDASGNLSQDSAQLAAVLRYADAHYAGALGPQGRADLQEAALRGIMGSVKDPYTVYLSPKEIQSLTESLSGGNFGGIGVYIEQLKDLQVVVMPIEGLPAARAGMKPGEIVDSIDGHSIRGLSLDKVEQMIRGQQGTVVHLTTHAFVVPKSKATPSPEHSYAIVREIIRVPTVHAKMEGNIDYIRLSDFGQTSADEIRTALLNGKAKGAKGYILDLRDNGGGLLEAAVRISSYFIPQGTIVSTIKRDGSKITEEADGDAIGGLSPLVILVNGYTASASEITAGALQDYHLATLIGTKTFGKGVVQTIYDMPNNGALKITTARYVTPLGRDIQHKGIMPDIVVPQNPDPMLIDTPRDKQLAVAKARLRKLIR
- a CDS encoding peptidoglycan DD-metalloendopeptidase family protein, giving the protein MPFKSLVSLLFVFALLLPGTVSAGTTLQQRIDAQSRRAHKLEAKLHLKRVELHAAALTESQLQAQLSETNGAISNVNQHLGSLAEQQRSTERRLAWNTTQLDAAQRSLRLQDGLLKKRLVDIYENGDMSYAAVLLSARSFTEFVERWEDLRLLIAANERTVSERAKTEAKVASAQADLERSQVALASEEQAQRQARTQLGALADERRNLVALADQQRNRKATEVAQLEDLSAAQEAQLEALIQERQRELEAQREAQRRAAGIAGAIPPPNEGAPRSFSWPVNGTITSPFGWRSNPFGGAPDFHTGLDIAAPTGTTIVAAAAGTVILAQWYGGYGNFVLIDHGGHVSTGYGHMSAIYVSVGQHVQRGQAIGAVGMTGLATGPHVHFEIRINGKPVDPAPRLH
- a CDS encoding response regulator, whose product is MNAANDLGAHKVLVVDDDRNLRKIIATNLELAGFLVTSAIDGRDALEKIEDDVPDVVLLDLMMPLMDGYEVARRIRKHHNLAIANVPIIILTAKGETEDKLRGFEAGADDYMTKPFGPQELLARVRAKIRRVEVDSSLSPLTRLPGNLAIEGELRRRIGDAEPFTVLYLDLDNFKAFNDVYGFTHGDEAIQVVARVTLDVVHRRGTPDDFVGHIGGDDFILATAPDRAEEVAREIIAEFDLAIRALYSAKDLRAGYIETRDRRGTLNRSPIMSLSIAIVANDLGQITNYAQIGEMAAELKRYAKSLTGSVFVKDKRR
- a CDS encoding HAMP domain-containing sensor histidine kinase; protein product: MDFGRTTPTHVASSQRIDIPFDALVRLSTDGLALVSHDGLVLAWSDVASAITTIVSEAAIGASFSALFNNTQALIGLDGTSAHVTLVPVSQPALEIRALAVATGEGHLVSFGPQRRFEQIEQLKSELLATLSHELKTPLATIKAFATTLRENPSDEKLDRDDYLRTIDQQADRLARALDGLLRAARVSADQLPRRRERIALDRLLEDALAELPLEAADHPVERRTLGVDVCGDPALLREILVHVLRNAMMFSREGAPVEVSGSMIGTSTAISVRDRGIGIDAEHLPYIFERFYRAEPKMTASTSGAGLGLFIVRALVRAHGGSISVESTLGSGTLVTITLPVRE